The following proteins are encoded in a genomic region of Pan troglodytes isolate AG18354 chromosome 2, NHGRI_mPanTro3-v2.0_pri, whole genome shotgun sequence:
- the RBM15B gene encoding putative RNA-binding protein 15B → MKRQSERDSSPSGRGSSSSAKRPREREREAEAGGRRAAHKASGGAKHPVPARARDKPRGSGSGGGGHRDGRGTGDANHRASSGRSSGSGAGGGGRGGKASGDPGASGMSPRASPLPPPPPPPGAEPACPGSSAAAPEYKTLLISSLSPALPAEHLEDRLFHQFKRFGEISLRLSHTPELGRVAYVNFRHPQDAREARQHALARQLLLYDRPLKVEPVYLRGGGGSSRRSSSSSAAASTPPPGPPAPADPLGYLPLHGGYQYKQRSLSPVAAPPLREPRARHAAAAFALDAAAAAAVGLSRERALDYYGLYDDRGRPYGYPAVCEEDLMPEDDQRATRNLFIGNLDHSVSEVELRRAFEKYGIIEEVVIKRPARGQGGAYAFLKFQNLDMAHRAKVAMSGRVIGRNPIKIGYGKANPTTRLWVGGLGPNTSLAALAREFDRFGSIRTIDHVKGDSFAYIQYESLDAAQAACAKMRGFPLGGPDRRLRVDFAKAEETRYPQQYQPSPLPVHYELLTDGYTRHRNLDADLVRDRTPPHLLYSDRDRTFLEGDWTSPSKSSDRRNSLEGYSRSVRSRSGERWGADGDRGLPKPWEERRKRRSLSSDRGRTTHSPYEERSRTKGSGQQSERGSDRTPERSRKENHSSEGTKESSSNSLSNSRHGAEERGHHHHHHEAADSSHGKKARDSERNHRTTEAEPKPLEEPKHETKKLKNLSEYAQTLQLGWNGLLVLKNSCFPTSMHILEGDQGVISSLLKDHTSGSKLTQLKIAQRLRLDQPKLDEVTRRIKQGSPNGYAVLLATQATPSGLGTEGMPTVEPGLQRRLLRNLVSYLKQKQAAGVISLPVGGSKGRDGTGMLYAFPPCDFSQQYLQSALRTLGKLEEEHMVIVIVRDTA, encoded by the coding sequence ATGAAGCGGCAGAGCGAGCGAGACTCTAGCCCGAGCGGGCGCGGCTCGTCATCGTCGGCCAAGCGTCCGCGGGAGCGCGAacgggaggcggaggcgggcgggcggcgggcggcgcaCAAGGCCTCTGGCGGCGCCAAGCACCCGGTTCCAGCGCGGGCCCGCGACAAACCCCGCGGCAGCGGAAGCGGCGGGGGCGGGCATCGCGACGGCCGCGGCACCGGGGACGCGAATCACCGCGCGAGTAGCGGGCGCTCCTCGGGCTCCGGCGCTGGCGGCGGGGGACGCGGCGGCAAGGCCTCGGGGGACCCGGGCGCCTCCGGCATGTCGCCCCGCGCGTCTCCTCTGCCGCCGCCTCCGCCACCGCCTGGGGCCGAGCCCGCGTGTCCCGGCTCATCCGCGGCCGCGCCTGAGTACAAGACGTTGCTCATCAGCAGCTTGAGCCCCGCGCTGCCCGCCGAGCACCTCGAGGACCGGCTCTTCCACCAGTTCAAGCGCTTCGGCGAGATCAGCCTCCGCCTGTCGCACACGCCTGAGCTGGGCCGTGTGGCCTACGTGAATTTCCGGCACCCACAGGACGCACGCGAGGCCCGCCAGCACGCCCTGGCCCGGCAGCTGCTGCTCTACGACCGCCCGCTCAAGGTAGAGCCCGTGTACCTGCGTGGCGGCGGCGGGAGCAGTCGGCGAAGTAGCAGCAGCAGCGCCGCCGCTTCCACGCCTCCCCCAGGGCCGCCCGCGCCCGCCGACCCGCTCGGCTACCTCCCGCTACACGGAGGCTACCAGTATAAGCAGCGCTCGCTGTCCCCCGTCGCTGCCCCGCCCCTGCGGGAGCCCCGTGCCCGTCACGCCGCCGCAGCCTTCGCCCTGGAtgccgctgctgccgccgccgtgGGACTGTCCCGGGAGCGGGCCCTGGACTACTACGGGCTGTACGACGACCGTGGGCGCCCCTATGGCTACCCAGCTGTGTGTGAGGAGGACCTGATGCCCGAGGATGACCAGCGGGCCACGCGCAACCTCTTCATTGGTAACCTGGACCACAGCGTATCTGAGGTGGAGCTGCGAAGGGCCTTCGAGAAATATGGCATCATCGAGGAGGTGGTCATCAAGAGGCCTGCCCGTGGCCAGGGCGGTGCCTATGCCTTCCTCAAGTTCCAGAACCTGGACATGGCCCATAGGGCTAAGGTGGCCATGTCGGGCCGAGTGATTGGTCGCAACCCCATTAAGATAGGCTATGGCAAGGCCAACCCCACCACTCGTCTCTGGGTGGGTGGCCTGGGACCTAACACGTCACTGGCGGCTCTGGCCCGAGAGTTTGACCGCTTTGGGAGCATTCGGACCATTGATCACGTCAAAGGAGATAGCTTTGCCTATATTCAGTACGAGAGCTTGGACGCAGCCCAGGCCGCCTGTGCTAAAATGAGGGGTTTTCCCTTGGGTGGACCAGACCGCAGGCTCCGCGTGGATTTTGCCAAAGCAGAGGAGACTCGGTACCCCCAGCAGTACCAGCCCTCGCCACTCCCTGTGCATTATGAGCTGCTTACAGATGGATACACCCGGCACCGCAACCTGGACGCCGACCTGGTGCGGGACAGGACGCCCCCACACCTTCTGTACTCAGACCGAGACCGGACTTTTTTGGAAGGGGACTGGACCAGCCCCAGTAAAAGCTCTGACCGCCGAAACAGCCTTGAGGGCTACAGTCGCTCAGTGCGCAGCCGGAGTGGTGAGCGTTGGGGGGCAGATGGAGACCGTGGTTTGCCCAAGCCCTGGGAAGAGAGGCGGAAACGGAGAAGCCTTTCCAGTGACCGTGGGAGGACAACCCATTCCCCATATGAGGAACGGAGTAGGACCAAGGGCAGTGGGCAGCAGTCAGAGCGGGGCTCCGACCGCACCCCTGAGCGCAGCCGCAAGGAGAACCACTCCAGTGAAGGGACCAAAGAGTCCAGCAGCAACTCCCTCAGCAACAGCAGACATGGGGCTGAGGAACggggccaccaccaccaccaccacgagGCTGCAGACTCTTCCCACGGGAAGAAGGCAAGAGACAGCGAGCGCAATCACCGGACCACAGAGGCCGAACCCAAGCCTCTGGAAGAGCCAAAACATGAGACCAAAAAGCTGAAGAATCTTTCAGAGTACGCTCAGACACTACAGCTGGGTTGGAATGGGCTTCTGGTGTTGAAAAACAGCTGCTTCCCCACGTCTATGCACATCCTAGAGGGGGACCAGGGGGTGATCAGCAGTCTCCTCAAAGACCACACTTCTGGGAGCAAGCTGACCCAGCTGAAGATCGCCCAGCGCCTTCGACTGGACCAGCCCAAGCTTGACGAGGTCACACGACGCATCAAGCAGGGGAGCCCCAACGGCTATGCGGTCCTCTTAGCCACCCAGGCAACCCCCAGTGGGCTTGGCACTGAGGGGATGCCCACAGTGGAGCCCGGTCTGCAGAGGCGGCTTCTCAGGAACCTGGTCTCCTACTTGAAACAGAAGCAGGCCGCAGGGGTGATCAGCTTGCCAGTGGGGGGGTCCAAGGGCAGAGACGGCACAGGCATGCTCTACGCCTTCCCACCCTGCGACTTTTCCCAGCAGTACCTCCAGTCAGCACTAAGGACATTGGGCAAGCTAGAAGAAGAACACATGGTGATAGTCATCGTCAGAGACACTGCCTAG